A single Asticcacaulis excentricus DNA region contains:
- a CDS encoding lasso peptide biosynthesis B2 protein: MTYAIPAHVSVAVCEGRPIFLDLKANRYFALSVELGKAFLDGLDDQSWLTDPSVTEALVRQGVLCRTCENQPRRVPQIPRPTQSLLDAPLLPSGRVDHLLALTAYVKARTELRVSPFEATIRRLQRRKQKQTTVSNTPVGEVVAAHSRLGRIVTVANRCLPRSVALMDILASRDMHPTFVIGVRLPFAAHCWVQTDDYLISDQALTVSDYTPILVV, encoded by the coding sequence ATGACCTACGCCATACCCGCTCATGTTTCGGTGGCTGTCTGCGAGGGACGACCGATTTTTCTGGACCTGAAAGCCAACCGATATTTCGCGCTTTCTGTAGAACTCGGAAAGGCGTTCCTTGATGGCCTTGACGACCAGAGTTGGTTGACCGATCCGTCCGTGACGGAAGCCCTCGTTAGGCAAGGCGTCTTATGTCGCACGTGCGAAAACCAACCCCGGCGCGTCCCACAGATACCCCGCCCGACTCAGAGCCTTCTGGATGCCCCCCTACTCCCATCAGGGCGAGTTGACCATCTTCTGGCCCTGACCGCGTACGTAAAGGCGCGGACGGAACTCAGGGTTAGCCCCTTTGAAGCGACTATCCGTCGCTTACAGCGACGCAAACAGAAGCAGACAACCGTCTCCAACACGCCAGTAGGTGAGGTCGTTGCCGCCCACAGTCGTTTGGGACGCATCGTCACCGTGGCGAACCGATGCCTGCCCCGATCTGTCGCCCTCATGGATATCCTCGCCTCACGAGACATGCACCCCACCTTTGTGATAGGTGTCCGCCTGCCATTTGCCGCCCACTGTTGGGTTCAGACGGATGATTACCTGATCTCGGATCAGGCCCTGACCGTCTCCGACTACACGCCGATACTGGTCGTCTGA
- a CDS encoding asparagine synthetase B family protein — MFIGDVFRKSDFTYVSGPDITLLRTGFDWTTPLTEHYWGTYVAVTGRPGPAAFRDPSGQMPCLIAEKPEALYVASDLAALRALTLLPFHVSWSSLHAHLFASELCRPDTCLEGISELRPAELVQLGPTGDIQRFTAWQPPVAEISDGLMAYADRARALREIVLKTTQAIGSRHTSIILGVSGGLDSSVAASALGNHPGLKLMTKVAPMAAGDERPFARLLADHLGYPLEVIHYDLDDIGFLASHLQHLARPRPNLSGQAAETALRRHFGITGEDATFSGFGGDNVFGYLTSGAVLADLLLTRGLTGQPWRTLDDLARLTGDNYLAVARAALKILWRRKPRTWPTDPRGLTLSEALAREPFDHPWLSGSITLPGKYRHLELVARTQNRLEGFDRKTAGPTIAPLLLQPIVEHCLAVPVWEWCRGGENRSLVRAAFAEDLPLDILTRRTKGSPGGFSYKLFKTRQKDIREILLDGSLRKHGIIDVSAIEAELSDDAVTKGAFYHRLLEFTAAELWANSVGPSKK; from the coding sequence GTGTTTATCGGCGACGTTTTTCGAAAATCTGACTTCACATACGTTTCGGGGCCAGACATCACCCTGCTGCGGACGGGCTTCGACTGGACGACACCTCTCACCGAGCACTACTGGGGTACGTACGTAGCCGTCACCGGACGGCCAGGCCCGGCTGCTTTTCGGGACCCCTCTGGCCAAATGCCCTGCTTGATTGCAGAGAAGCCGGAAGCCCTTTACGTGGCTTCGGATCTGGCGGCCCTGCGGGCGTTAACCTTGTTGCCATTTCACGTCAGTTGGTCCTCCCTCCACGCCCATCTTTTCGCGAGCGAACTGTGCAGACCCGACACCTGCCTTGAGGGTATTTCTGAGCTTCGCCCCGCCGAACTCGTTCAACTTGGCCCAACGGGCGACATCCAGAGGTTCACGGCCTGGCAACCTCCGGTCGCCGAAATCTCTGATGGTTTGATGGCCTACGCAGACCGGGCGCGAGCACTCAGGGAGATCGTTCTGAAGACCACTCAGGCTATCGGCTCCCGGCACACCTCGATTATTCTGGGCGTATCGGGCGGGCTTGACTCATCTGTCGCCGCTTCCGCATTGGGCAATCATCCAGGACTTAAGCTGATGACCAAGGTTGCGCCAATGGCCGCCGGGGATGAGCGGCCCTTTGCGCGTCTCTTAGCGGACCACCTTGGGTACCCGCTTGAAGTAATCCATTACGATCTCGATGATATCGGCTTTTTAGCATCCCATCTGCAACACCTCGCGCGTCCCCGCCCGAACCTGAGCGGTCAGGCTGCGGAAACAGCACTGCGGCGGCATTTTGGGATTACGGGTGAGGATGCGACTTTTAGCGGGTTCGGTGGGGACAATGTCTTTGGCTATCTCACATCCGGGGCTGTGCTCGCGGACTTACTTCTGACAAGGGGCCTGACGGGTCAGCCGTGGCGTACACTGGACGATCTGGCCCGCTTGACCGGCGATAATTATCTCGCGGTCGCACGCGCCGCCCTCAAAATTTTATGGCGTCGTAAACCCCGAACGTGGCCAACAGATCCTCGCGGTCTGACCCTCTCAGAAGCCCTGGCGCGCGAGCCGTTTGACCATCCGTGGCTGTCGGGCTCGATAACCCTGCCCGGCAAGTATCGGCATCTGGAACTGGTCGCGCGTACCCAAAACCGGCTGGAGGGCTTCGACCGAAAAACCGCTGGTCCCACGATCGCCCCGCTTTTGCTTCAGCCCATCGTGGAGCATTGCCTGGCCGTGCCCGTGTGGGAATGGTGCCGAGGGGGTGAGAACCGGTCCCTGGTCAGAGCCGCCTTCGCCGAAGATCTCCCGCTCGATATTCTTACCAGACGCACAAAGGGCTCACCGGGCGGCTTTTCCTACAAGCTATTCAAGACCAGACAAAAGGACATCCGCGAGATTCTACTGGATGGTAGCTTGCGCAAACACGGCATCATCGACGTCTCCGCAATCGAGGCGGAACTGTCCGACGACGCGGTAACCAAAGGCGCTTTTTATCACCGGCTTCTTGAGTTCACAGCGGCTGAACTCTGGGCAAACAGCGTCGGTCCATCAAAAAAGTAG
- a CDS encoding alpha/beta hydrolase family protein, with product MREIIALRLAREPSAFQPQQVFHSPKKSRVAIITNYGDVERNIRRYDLDLFDVAACEAACDPRRLVSVEVSGNDPGISRVVWMDEAHLVYLRVGESGQSQVFGFDLNSGQEVQLSHAPYGVRGLAVAGGALAFIEAGTERPLWSDAREVEKGIVVSDQNLTSLLRNRSGSGASDAPGIGDLFVSKGGKIRRFELGGSPDWLPETLSVSKRGDVTLLRREPRNQLPWVKAQNNAPPLSGNVLTLWGAEEGALSLRRLVDRAVGPGGGAVAWAPDGRQFALATLNPEGAPETVSVRLEGKTDVERIDTRCLPLEFQTSKRILCRDVGGGTDGLWEKRAGRWVAVSRGPISQDSVFIDEAFDRPPTLRMRLPLGGTKELWDLNPGFKTGIHITEETFKLPGSGRIIQAGVYWPRGYAAGRRYPVVIQTHGWDRSTFQPEGLSSAGYAAFSLAERGFLVVQLPDLPMPPRSEEGRAYSDYFDAVIDQLTERGVADATRIGLQGWSRTGFAVRAALQSGRHKYGAAVLVDSMSGGYMSWLAAENLSASYQATVAELNGGTTTDSPANWVLNSPPIKSAGAPTPALLQVFGAPSLVGAWEDFVVKRREKVPVELRYYPDAMHNPRKPVERLAVMRTTVDWYTQWLLTAVREPKTSATSGDKP from the coding sequence ATGCGCGAGATCATTGCGCTCCGACTGGCGCGTGAACCCTCAGCATTCCAACCGCAACAGGTCTTTCATTCACCCAAGAAATCAAGGGTCGCGATCATCACGAACTACGGTGACGTTGAGCGGAATATCCGTCGCTACGACCTGGATCTGTTTGATGTAGCTGCCTGTGAGGCGGCCTGCGACCCGCGCCGCTTGGTCTCAGTTGAGGTGTCCGGCAACGATCCGGGGATTTCCCGGGTGGTTTGGATGGACGAGGCACATCTGGTCTATCTCCGTGTTGGTGAAAGCGGCCAGAGCCAGGTGTTTGGCTTTGATCTGAACAGCGGACAGGAGGTTCAACTCAGCCACGCCCCGTACGGGGTTCGGGGGCTGGCGGTCGCGGGCGGTGCGCTTGCCTTTATCGAAGCCGGCACGGAAAGGCCGTTGTGGTCGGACGCACGCGAGGTCGAAAAAGGCATCGTCGTCAGCGATCAAAATCTAACGAGCCTTTTGAGAAACCGTTCGGGCTCGGGGGCGTCCGATGCCCCCGGAATCGGTGATCTCTTTGTCTCAAAAGGCGGCAAGATTCGGAGGTTTGAGCTGGGTGGGTCGCCCGATTGGCTTCCCGAGACGCTCTCGGTGTCCAAGCGCGGTGACGTGACACTGCTGCGGCGCGAACCGCGAAACCAGCTTCCTTGGGTGAAGGCACAGAATAACGCGCCGCCACTCTCTGGTAATGTCCTGACGCTCTGGGGAGCCGAAGAAGGTGCGCTCTCACTTCGTCGGCTGGTGGATCGCGCCGTAGGGCCGGGCGGAGGAGCCGTCGCGTGGGCGCCAGACGGACGCCAGTTCGCCCTGGCAACACTGAACCCCGAAGGTGCGCCAGAAACCGTGAGCGTTAGGCTCGAGGGCAAAACAGACGTCGAGCGTATTGACACTCGGTGTTTGCCCCTCGAATTCCAAACATCTAAGCGCATCCTTTGCCGGGATGTAGGTGGGGGTACGGACGGACTCTGGGAAAAGCGCGCGGGGCGTTGGGTGGCAGTTTCACGCGGGCCGATCTCGCAGGACTCCGTTTTCATCGACGAGGCGTTCGACCGCCCGCCGACCCTTCGAATGCGTCTACCCCTAGGCGGAACAAAAGAGCTTTGGGACCTGAACCCCGGCTTCAAAACCGGCATACATATTACCGAGGAAACGTTTAAGCTTCCGGGGAGTGGTCGCATCATCCAGGCAGGCGTTTACTGGCCGCGGGGCTACGCTGCGGGACGGCGCTATCCCGTTGTCATACAGACCCATGGCTGGGATCGTTCGACCTTCCAGCCAGAGGGGTTGTCGTCGGCGGGCTATGCCGCATTTAGCCTGGCGGAGAGAGGATTTCTGGTCGTTCAACTGCCCGATTTGCCCATGCCGCCTCGGTCGGAGGAGGGGCGTGCGTACTCTGACTACTTCGACGCGGTCATTGATCAGTTGACTGAACGGGGCGTTGCGGACGCGACCCGGATCGGGCTGCAAGGCTGGAGCCGAACAGGGTTTGCGGTGCGTGCGGCTCTGCAAAGCGGTCGGCATAAATATGGTGCGGCCGTGCTCGTTGACTCAATGTCCGGCGGCTATATGAGTTGGCTCGCGGCCGAGAACCTGTCTGCCTCCTATCAGGCCACAGTCGCTGAATTGAATGGCGGCACGACTACGGATTCACCCGCAAACTGGGTCTTGAACAGTCCGCCGATCAAAAGCGCGGGTGCCCCAACGCCGGCCCTGCTGCAGGTCTTTGGGGCGCCAAGCCTCGTCGGGGCCTGGGAAGATTTTGTGGTGAAGAGACGGGAGAAGGTGCCCGTCGAGTTACGTTACTATCCCGACGCGATGCACAATCCTCGCAAGCCGGTAGAGCGTCTGGCCGTAATGCGGACCACAGTTGACTGGTACACCCAGTGGCTTCTGACAGCCGTCCGCGAGCCGAAGACGTCCGCCACATCCGGCGATAAGCCCTGA
- a CDS encoding TonB-dependent receptor plug domain-containing protein: MIGRKFNALRRGGSTLAISLAIGLATASVVYADTAPIAFNIKTKNTAQALMEFSRQAKVQILFPYEEAARFPAPTLRGELSRDEALARLLQGTSLVVASASDAVITLKVRDKASAERSNEASEPPTEVVVTGSRIRGAAPAAPVIVLTDEEIRLAGQSDLGEAIRSLSQNYNGGQNPGVGFTQGALGNSNTTSGSKPNLRGLGADATLTLLNGHRLPDDGSVAGVDISTIPLSAISKIEVLADGSSALYGSDAVGGVINVTLKRSFEGVALSGRLGRSTDGGNVQRQMSLVSGYRSDAGGLMVALDLSDVTRIRAADRDYTANMNGENTLFPAIERQNLVVSGFHDFSDTFSMKVDALYSKRTSEAVSAAIKTQPVEFEGVRNTPSTEAFSIATQFDTKYANGWRSSLLLQVGKDDAQLTGNQYYGGVRYFGALCYCNTAASAEFNGEGGLFTLPGGTARLAVGAGLRANRMDYWRVFGGNSIGQFDVRRHATYAFAELFLPWIAPENSIPGIRKLSLTLAGRYENYRDLEEVSTPKVGLVWEPVSGLAVKASWGESFKAPSFVQQYSAQTTTLRPITGYGTAFPTGATYITLSGGNPSLKPERAETLTATLQYRPEWASGFSASLSYFEIDYTDKIVALLTSYTGVLTNPRYADMVTFNPARSDIDTAIAQASLGLTLSGNPSTDLSRVKAIVDNRNRNASSQKVDGIDLSMEYGFELGADRSLDLSLGGSYLNSRQQVSPGQPYADLAGTLFNPSHLRLRAGSVYRSERFTFAGYLSHTGALDDARRTPVVKIDSRTIADVTASYRLTGLRNQKGMEISLAVLNLTNSKPPLIYTSYGGDTPFDSTNYSAIGRYVGVTLSQRW, translated from the coding sequence ATGATAGGACGCAAGTTCAACGCGCTTCGGCGTGGCGGATCGACTCTGGCCATTTCTCTGGCAATCGGTCTGGCGACAGCATCGGTTGTTTACGCAGACACGGCACCCATCGCCTTCAACATCAAAACCAAAAACACGGCCCAAGCCCTGATGGAGTTCTCTCGTCAGGCCAAGGTTCAAATCCTCTTCCCGTATGAAGAAGCGGCCCGGTTCCCGGCTCCAACGCTTAGGGGGGAACTGTCGAGAGACGAGGCTTTGGCGCGATTGCTTCAGGGCACCTCGCTTGTTGTCGCGAGCGCGTCGGATGCCGTTATCACCCTGAAGGTTCGGGACAAGGCGTCTGCCGAACGATCAAATGAAGCCTCAGAGCCCCCCACTGAGGTGGTTGTCACGGGCTCGCGTATTCGAGGCGCCGCGCCGGCGGCCCCTGTGATCGTCCTGACTGACGAAGAAATCCGCCTCGCCGGGCAGTCAGACTTGGGGGAGGCAATCAGGTCGCTAAGCCAAAACTACAATGGCGGACAAAACCCTGGTGTGGGCTTTACGCAAGGGGCTCTTGGTAACTCAAACACCACATCGGGTTCCAAGCCCAACCTCCGCGGCCTGGGGGCAGACGCCACTCTCACCCTTCTGAATGGGCACAGGCTTCCAGATGATGGGTCTGTCGCGGGCGTGGATATCTCGACCATTCCCTTGTCTGCGATCTCAAAGATTGAGGTACTGGCAGATGGCAGCTCAGCGCTCTATGGCTCCGATGCCGTTGGAGGGGTGATCAATGTCACCCTTAAGCGCAGCTTCGAGGGCGTGGCACTCAGTGGGCGACTGGGGCGGTCTACTGATGGCGGAAATGTCCAGCGGCAGATGAGCCTTGTCTCGGGATACAGAAGCGATGCTGGCGGCCTAATGGTTGCGCTCGATCTCTCCGATGTAACGCGGATACGGGCCGCTGACCGTGATTACACGGCAAATATGAATGGCGAAAACACCTTGTTCCCTGCCATCGAGAGACAAAACCTGGTCGTGTCAGGGTTCCATGATTTTTCCGACACCTTCTCCATGAAGGTGGATGCGCTCTACAGTAAGCGCACCTCGGAGGCGGTATCGGCAGCGATTAAGACCCAACCCGTAGAGTTCGAGGGGGTGCGCAATACGCCATCAACAGAGGCGTTTTCTATAGCCACGCAATTTGATACGAAATACGCCAATGGCTGGCGTTCGTCGCTCCTTCTGCAGGTCGGAAAGGACGACGCCCAACTCACCGGAAATCAGTATTATGGCGGGGTCAGGTATTTCGGGGCCCTCTGCTATTGCAACACGGCAGCCTCTGCCGAGTTCAACGGGGAAGGGGGGCTATTCACATTGCCCGGGGGCACGGCCCGACTGGCGGTGGGTGCCGGGCTGAGGGCAAACCGCATGGACTATTGGCGGGTCTTTGGCGGCAATAGCATTGGACAATTCGATGTCCGTCGGCATGCCACCTATGCTTTTGCCGAACTTTTTCTGCCGTGGATTGCACCTGAAAACAGCATTCCCGGGATTCGCAAGCTCTCCTTGACACTGGCCGGGCGCTACGAAAATTATCGCGACCTTGAAGAAGTTAGCACCCCAAAGGTTGGTCTCGTCTGGGAGCCAGTTTCAGGGCTTGCAGTCAAAGCGTCCTGGGGCGAGTCTTTTAAAGCGCCGAGCTTTGTGCAGCAGTACAGTGCTCAGACCACGACGCTGCGCCCTATAACCGGGTACGGTACGGCGTTTCCCACGGGGGCAACCTACATCACGCTCAGCGGCGGCAATCCTTCGCTTAAGCCTGAGCGTGCCGAGACGCTGACCGCCACACTCCAATACAGGCCGGAATGGGCGAGTGGCTTTTCCGCCAGCCTCAGCTATTTCGAGATCGATTACACCGACAAGATTGTGGCCTTGCTCACCTCATACACAGGGGTGCTGACGAATCCTCGATATGCAGACATGGTGACCTTTAATCCCGCGCGGTCTGATATCGATACGGCGATCGCTCAGGCCTCCCTCGGACTGACCCTATCAGGTAATCCGAGCACTGACCTAAGCCGCGTTAAGGCTATCGTTGATAACCGAAACCGCAACGCGTCATCTCAAAAGGTCGACGGTATTGATCTGTCGATGGAATATGGGTTTGAACTTGGCGCGGATCGGTCACTAGATCTCTCACTGGGAGGCAGTTACCTCAACAGTCGCCAGCAGGTGAGCCCCGGTCAGCCGTATGCTGACCTTGCCGGAACGCTTTTCAACCCGTCACATCTGCGTCTGCGAGCCGGGAGCGTTTATCGATCCGAGCGGTTCACGTTTGCGGGGTACCTCAGTCATACGGGCGCGCTGGACGATGCCCGGCGGACGCCGGTTGTAAAAATTGATAGCCGAACGATTGCCGACGTTACGGCGAGTTACCGTCTCACTGGCCTCCGGAACCAGAAAGGTATGGAGATCTCACTTGCGGTCCTGAACCTTACCAATTCCAAGCCGCCGCTCATCTATACCTCCTATGGCGGTGACACGCCGTTCGATAGCACCAACTATTCGGCCATCGGACGCTATGTCGGCGTGACGCTCAGTCAGCGTTGGTGA
- a CDS encoding IS5 family transposase (programmed frameshift), whose amino-acid sequence MADVFLLSDVQFNRIRRYFPLSHGVPRVDDLRVVSGIIYVIKHGLQWKDAPKGYGPHKTLYNRFMRWSRMGVFNRIFSALASQAGDPEQLIIDATHLKAHRTAASLLKKGDFPRLLGRTKGGLNSKLHAVSDPHGRPICLLLTAGHVSDFKGAALLLDTLPKAKTLLGDRGYDANWFRDALKDKGINPCIPSKRNRKVQIEHDKILYKQRHKVENMFAKLKDWRRVHTRYDRCAHTFFSAILIAATVIFWL is encoded by the exons ATGGCTGATGTGTTTTTGCTGTCTGATGTGCAATTCAACCGGATACGCCGGTATTTTCCGTTGTCGCATGGCGTTCCTCGCGTGGATGATCTGCGCGTGGTCAGCGGGATTATTTACGTTATAAAACATGGTCTTCAGTGGAAGGATGCCCCCAAGGGCTATGGTCCGCACAAGACGCTTTATAACCGCTTCATGCGCTGGAGCCGGATGGGCGTTTTCAATCGGATTTTCAGCGCTCTGGCCTCGCAGGCCGGTGATCCGGAGCAACTGATTATCGACGCCACGCATCTCAAAGCCCACCGCACCGCAGCCAGCCTGCTAAAAAAAGGGGATT TTCCCCGCCTTCTCGGACGCACCAAAGGTGGCCTGAACTCCAAACTTCATGCGGTTAGCGACCCGCACGGCAGGCCTATCTGCCTGTTGCTGACCGCTGGACACGTCAGCGACTTCAAGGGCGCAGCCTTGCTGCTGGATACACTGCCCAAAGCAAAAACTTTGCTGGGTGATCGGGGATATGACGCCAACTGGTTCCGTGATGCTCTGAAAGATAAAGGAATAAACCCCTGCATCCCTTCAAAGCGTAATCGAAAAGTCCAGATCGAGCATGACAAAATACTCTATAAGCAACGCCATAAGGTCGAAAACATGTTCGCCAAACTCAAAGACTGGCGGCGCGTACACACTCGATACGACCGCTGTGCCCACACCTTCTTCTCTGCCATACTTATCGCCGCTACCGTCATCTTCTGGCTCTGA
- a CDS encoding FecR family protein encodes MTSVDDVELTRLEEAAHWLERLESGRGSEEAFERWRSDPANALAFVKVSATSQWISQNLPKTLSKAPSPKPKGITRRWWLSGAAAAVTIVAGGYLALGLTTDRAEAMTAVGERSSLSLPDGGRIDINTDSKVRWQFGKQVRQIWLDRGEISITVQVDQRDFVVRAGKEEITLAPGQYNLRLKETGVEMAVERGEGRVSSKSTPAPNIVRAGEISSVSDHQTYRLTSANPETFEALTAWKNDEIVLDGVTLAAAVSEYNRYLTQKITIADPHIGAIRIGGRFTTKDPAIFVNSLRSSFGIRAERGNDGSISLRL; translated from the coding sequence GTGACTTCGGTTGATGACGTTGAACTGACGCGCCTTGAGGAGGCCGCTCACTGGCTTGAGCGGCTGGAGTCAGGCCGTGGCAGTGAAGAAGCCTTCGAGCGGTGGCGGAGCGATCCGGCCAACGCGCTGGCGTTCGTCAAGGTGTCCGCGACCTCACAATGGATATCGCAAAACCTCCCGAAAACTCTGTCCAAAGCCCCATCCCCTAAACCCAAAGGTATCACCCGGCGTTGGTGGCTTTCGGGCGCGGCCGCTGCCGTCACTATCGTCGCCGGCGGGTATCTGGCGCTGGGGCTGACTACGGACCGCGCCGAGGCGATGACCGCCGTGGGCGAGCGCAGTTCATTATCACTGCCTGACGGCGGGCGGATTGATATCAACACCGACAGCAAGGTGCGCTGGCAGTTTGGAAAACAGGTGCGCCAAATCTGGCTCGATCGCGGCGAGATATCGATCACGGTACAGGTGGATCAACGCGACTTCGTTGTGCGTGCAGGCAAGGAGGAAATCACGCTGGCGCCCGGCCAATACAATCTGCGTCTCAAAGAAACTGGCGTAGAAATGGCCGTTGAGCGCGGGGAGGGGAGGGTCTCCTCAAAAAGCACTCCTGCCCCGAACATTGTAAGAGCCGGTGAGATTTCCAGCGTGAGCGATCATCAAACCTACCGCCTCACATCCGCCAATCCAGAGACCTTTGAGGCTCTGACCGCCTGGAAGAACGACGAGATCGTGTTAGATGGCGTCACGCTGGCGGCGGCTGTGTCAGAGTACAATCGCTATCTCACTCAAAAGATCACCATCGCTGACCCACACATCGGCGCCATACGCATTGGTGGCCGCTTCACGACGAAAGACCCCGCGATCTTCGTAAACTCCCTGCGGTCTTCATTTGGCATAAGAGCCGAGCGCGGGAACGACGGCTCGATCTCGTTGCGGTTATAG
- a CDS encoding RNA polymerase sigma factor, producing the protein MKWFRDIDRWFADAVLPNEAALVKLARRLLGTNDAAQDLVQDVLTEVIADRKWQSIVNPRVYLMRMVYTRSLNILKRRKVVPFQPLPSFETMYFADASPDAHRVIENKERVAQVMAAIDTFSPQCRHAFILCRLHELSAEEAGKVMGISASSVRSHLARGMGLLTQKLGPDLISEAPPSVDLRVPRADRD; encoded by the coding sequence ATGAAATGGTTTCGTGACATTGACCGCTGGTTCGCCGACGCTGTGCTTCCCAATGAGGCCGCGCTCGTGAAACTCGCGCGCCGTCTTCTGGGGACAAATGACGCGGCCCAGGACCTCGTTCAGGATGTTCTCACCGAAGTTATCGCCGACAGGAAATGGCAGTCCATCGTAAACCCGCGGGTTTATCTGATGCGCATGGTCTACACCCGTTCCCTCAACATCCTCAAACGTCGCAAGGTGGTTCCGTTTCAGCCCTTGCCCAGCTTTGAGACGATGTACTTTGCGGACGCGTCCCCTGATGCGCATAGGGTGATAGAGAACAAAGAGCGCGTGGCACAGGTCATGGCGGCGATTGATACGTTCTCCCCGCAGTGCCGCCACGCCTTCATCCTGTGCCGGTTGCACGAGTTATCGGCTGAGGAGGCTGGCAAGGTGATGGGTATATCGGCTTCAAGCGTGCGCTCGCATCTGGCCCGCGGCATGGGCCTCCTGACCCAGAAGCTTGGGCCTGACCTGATTTCCGAGGCGCCGCCATCGGTTGACCTGCGGGTCCCCCGCGCGGATCGGGATTAG
- a CDS encoding helix-turn-helix domain-containing protein: METLATRLKERARILGITHVEAARRAGLDRRNYGHYVSGRSRPNYENLIKIADALHTTPNYLLGYRQSDKPELDQLIGACQALSGEELRVLIGTAETLAKLR; encoded by the coding sequence ATGGAGACCTTGGCGACCCGACTAAAGGAACGAGCGCGGATTCTCGGCATCACGCATGTTGAAGCTGCGCGCAGGGCCGGATTGGATCGGAGAAACTACGGCCATTATGTGAGCGGGCGGAGCCGACCGAACTACGAAAATCTCATAAAAATCGCTGATGCTCTGCACACCACTCCCAATTACTTGCTTGGCTACAGGCAATCAGACAAACCCGAACTCGATCAGTTGATCGGAGCCTGTCAGGCACTTAGTGGCGAGGAACTCAGGGTGCTGATCGGGACAGCCGAAACTTTGGCGAAATTGCGCTGA
- a CDS encoding helix-turn-helix domain-containing protein translates to MDAFAKNIRARAEQLGMSNAEVAERLGLDPRRYGHYVTGRSEPDLATVVKIANVLKSSPNLLLGFELDSVNSRVSQLVATCKFLNDTQLDMLIDLAETTAKKSQP, encoded by the coding sequence ATGGATGCCTTTGCAAAGAATATTCGTGCGCGCGCTGAGCAACTCGGGATGTCAAACGCCGAGGTGGCAGAGAGGTTAGGATTAGATCCCCGTCGTTATGGTCATTACGTAACAGGGCGCAGCGAACCGGACCTAGCTACCGTTGTTAAAATAGCGAACGTTTTAAAATCATCACCAAATCTACTCTTAGGCTTTGAGTTGGACTCGGTGAATAGCCGCGTCTCTCAACTGGTTGCGACGTGCAAATTTCTAAATGACACGCAGCTCGACATGCTTATTGATCTCGCCGAGACGACAGCAAAAAAGTCCCAGCCCTGA